The Amblyraja radiata isolate CabotCenter1 chromosome 1, sAmbRad1.1.pri, whole genome shotgun sequence genome contains a region encoding:
- the LOC116979164 gene encoding granzyme K-like, producing the protein MDNMISMLQAALVALVATVLAGQGYDCMEIIGDHDAKPYSKPFMVSIQANNKHVCGGSLIHVKWVLTAASCLQLVKKKRSVVILGPQSQQKKDKTQQKISIKNFFPHPEFKNALDNDIMLLELGQAANIKSKEILQLPTSAKDPKSGLKCSLIGWGQTNSKDKSRSEVLKEAEATVLDRKTCNSNKYYNRSPVITDNMICATDKKGKKDSCLVDAGDPLMCKKKTLSRKKEVVGVSTARKECGNSKKPGIYIRLTDKYLTWIKEKIGVVNFNNSMDIIDSIFSADVPVDMVLTV; encoded by the exons ATGGACAACATGATCAGCATGCTTCAGGCagcacttgttgctttagtggcCACTGTCTTGGCTGGCCAAGGCT ATGACTGTATGGAAATCATTGGGGATCATGACGCTAAACCTTATTCAAAACCTTTCATGGTGTCCATCCAAGCTAATAACAAGCATGTATGTGGAGGAAGTTTGATCCATGTAAAGTGGGTACTGACTGCAGCAAGTTGTCTACA ACTGGTCAAGAAAAAGAGATCCGTCGTCATTCTTGGACCTCAGTCACAACAGAAGAAGGATAAGACACAACAGAAAATTTCTATTAAAAACTTTTTCCCACATCCTGAATTTAAGAATGCACTGGACAATGACATTATGCTTTTGGAG TTAGGACAAGCTGCAAATATTAAAAGTAAGGAAATCCTCCAACTGCCAACTTCAGCAAAGGACCCCAAATCTGGACTAAAATGCAGTCTCATCGGATGGGGACAAACCAATTCAAAGGATAAATCACGTTCTGAAGTTTTGAAAGAAGCAGAAGCAACAGTGTTGGATCGGAAAACCTGTAATAGTAACAAGTATTATAACAGGAGTCCGGTTATAACAGACAATATGATATGCGCCACTGATAAAAAGGGGAAGAAAGATTCCTGCTTG GTTGATGCGGGAGATCCATTAATGTGCAAGAAAAAGACATTGAGCAGGAAGAAAGAGGTTGTTGGTGTTTCTACAGCCAGAAAGGAATGTGGAAATTCAAAAAAACCCGGCATATATATCCGGTTAACAGACAAATATCTCACCTGGATCAAGGAAAAAATTGGAGTTGTGAATTTTA ACAATTCTATGGACATTATTGATTCCATTTTCTCTGCTGATGTTCCCGTGGACATGGTGTTAACTGTATGA